TGGCGATCACGGCGGGATCGGCCCCGCCGCCGAGGAAGGGACGCAGCACCGCCGACGGAACAAGCGCGTAGAGCAGCCCGACCGCCGTCATGATCGACAGGGCGATGGTCATGGCGCGGCGCGCGATGTCGGCCACCTCGTGGCCCTGTCCCTTGCCGATGGCGCGGCTGACCAGGATCGAGGAGCCTTGCGACAGGCCGATGTTGACCTGATAGACGATGTAGGCCAGCTGGTTGACGATGTTGGAGGCGGCGAGCGCCACCGCGCCGAAGCTGCCCATGAACAGGCTGGCGATCGAGGTGATGGCGGCCTCCGACCCGTAGGTCAGGGCGATCGGGGTTCCCATCCCGGTGATGGTCCTCACCGCCGCCCGATCGGCCCGCCAGGCGTCGAGCGCCAGCAGCGGCCCCAGCAGCGGATCCCGCCCGACCGTGCGCAGATAGACCAGGAAGGTCCAGAGCTGCACCAGCGTGGTGGACAGGCCGATGCCGGCCAACCCGAGCCGCGGCAGGCCCAGCCAGCCATGGATGAACAGGGCGTTCAGCAGGGCGTTCACCGCGATGGAGATCAGCGTCACCCGCAGCAGCGATCCGGCCCGGCGCATGCCGACCGCGAATTGCCGCAGCACGTTCAGCCACAGCATCGGCAGCAGGCCGGGGGCGAGCGTCAGCATGATGCCCTGCGCCTGGGCGGCCACCTCCGGCGTCTGGCCGAGCAGCGGCAGCAGCCGGCTCGCCAGCACCAGCAGCAGGGCCGCCGCCGTGGCGGTCAGGGTGGCGACCAGCAGGGCGGAGCGCAGCAGCGCGCGCA
The sequence above is a segment of the Azospirillum sp. TSH100 genome. Coding sequences within it:
- a CDS encoding MATE family efflux transporter; amino-acid sequence: MRSRFHPYRDIVALSAPIAGIQFAQVALTSTDLLMMGLLGVQAVAAGGLAMLLHNQLRTMCVGMVTGVGNLVAAAAGRGETRNGARELDDTARGEVRALLRSALLVATLTATAAALLLVLASRLLPLLGQTPEVAAQAQGIMLTLAPGLLPMLWLNVLRQFAVGMRRAGSLLRVTLISIAVNALLNALFIHGWLGLPRLGLAGIGLSTTLVQLWTFLVYLRTVGRDPLLGPLLALDAWRADRAAVRTITGMGTPIALTYGSEAAITSIASLFMGSFGAVALAASNIVNQLAYIVYQVNIGLSQGSSILVSRAIGKGQGHEVADIARRAMTIALSIMTAVGLLYALVPSAVLRPFLGGGADPAVIATATTLLWFAIAHQYFKGSQNVCVGLLRGLGNTRAGLTGTLIGYWLIGIPAMALCAYPLGLGGYGVWFGLCLGFGATSLLLWRRFLLDLRPLTGTATPPLVSKEAR